Proteins encoded by one window of Marixanthomonas sp. SCSIO 43207:
- a CDS encoding GNAT family N-acetyltransferase, translated as MKIIPFNPKYAKDFYELNIEWLETHFYVEDFDREVLSKPEKYILKPGGHIFFAIENETVLGTVALLKRGEKEFELTKMAVLPNQRGKKIGQKLMQHCIDFAKQNDFKKLFLYSNTKLENAIYIYRKFGFVEVKQEVDVPYERSNIKMVYPL; from the coding sequence ATGAAAATCATACCATTTAATCCCAAATACGCCAAAGACTTTTACGAGTTAAATATAGAATGGTTAGAAACCCACTTTTATGTAGAAGATTTTGATCGCGAAGTTTTAAGCAAACCAGAAAAGTATATTTTAAAGCCTGGCGGCCACATTTTTTTTGCTATTGAAAATGAAACAGTTTTGGGCACAGTCGCACTTTTAAAAAGAGGCGAAAAAGAGTTTGAATTAACCAAAATGGCCGTTTTACCTAACCAAAGAGGAAAAAAAATAGGTCAAAAGTTAATGCAGCATTGTATAGATTTTGCTAAACAAAACGACTTTAAAAAACTTTTTTTATACTCAAATACAAAGCTAGAAAACGCAATTTATATATATCGAAAATTTGGTTTTGTAGAGGTAAAACAAGAGGTTGACGTTCCTTACGAACGTAGTAATATTAAAATGGTTTACCCTTTATAA
- a CDS encoding formimidoylglutamase has product MNYVRFYSEKELSLFTNARAGEEKLGDAVKSVSSWEELKNTASQYVLLGIPEDIGVRANHGKAGAREAWTTTLKSFCNIQNNSLTQAKNLIILGEIDCKIQMEQAEKISENDSHYYEKLGELVSQIDDKVSETIKQIIQLNKTPIIIGGGHNNSFGNLKGASQAIGKAINCINFDAHTDFRTLEHRHSGNGFSYAFENDFLNKYFIFGLHRNYTSKGVFDAMHKQQSRIQYSVFEDVAVSEKTSFAAILQNAANFLKTDTEYFGIELDLDAVENIGSSAMTPSGFTVTEARKFIHFFSKKENCKYIHICEGAPIFSSNLGQLGKVISYLISDCISS; this is encoded by the coding sequence ATGAACTACGTTCGCTTTTATTCAGAAAAAGAACTTTCACTATTTACAAATGCTCGCGCTGGTGAAGAAAAATTGGGTGATGCAGTAAAGAGTGTTTCAAGTTGGGAAGAATTAAAAAACACTGCCTCTCAATATGTTTTATTGGGTATTCCTGAAGATATTGGCGTACGAGCAAACCACGGCAAAGCCGGCGCTAGAGAAGCTTGGACAACTACATTAAAAAGCTTTTGTAATATTCAAAACAATAGCCTAACGCAAGCTAAAAACTTAATTATTCTGGGCGAAATAGACTGTAAAATCCAAATGGAACAAGCTGAAAAAATTTCTGAAAATGATTCGCATTATTATGAAAAATTAGGTGAATTAGTTTCTCAAATTGATGATAAAGTTTCTGAAACTATAAAACAAATCATTCAGCTAAATAAAACTCCAATTATCATTGGTGGTGGTCATAACAATAGTTTCGGAAATTTAAAAGGAGCTTCTCAAGCAATAGGAAAAGCTATTAATTGTATAAATTTTGATGCACATACAGATTTTAGAACACTAGAGCATAGACACAGCGGGAACGGATTTTCATATGCTTTTGAAAATGATTTTTTAAACAAGTATTTCATTTTTGGATTGCATAGAAATTATACTTCAAAAGGTGTTTTTGATGCGATGCATAAACAACAAAGTAGAATACAATATTCTGTATTTGAAGATGTCGCAGTTTCTGAAAAAACATCCTTTGCGGCCATTTTACAAAACGCAGCAAACTTTCTTAAAACCGATACTGAATATTTTGGTATTGAACTAGATCTTGATGCAGTTGAAAATATAGGTAGCAGCGCTATGACGCCTAGTGGTTTTACAGTAACTGAAGCTCGGAAATTTATTCATTTCTTTTCAAAAAAAGAAAACTGCAAATACATTCATATTTGTGAAGGCGCTCCTATTTTTTCTAGTAATCTTGGGCAGTTGGGAAAGGTAATTTCTTATTTAATATCAGATTGTATATCATCATGA
- the hutI gene encoding imidazolonepropionase produces MKLLLTNIKTLLQTRENPPKKVCGEEMSQLPSINNAWLLIEDEKIIDYGEMKSLPEIEGFKPIDCTGKIVMPAWCDSHTHIVYAGNREQEFVDRIKGLSYQQIAEKGGGIVNSAKKLQQTSEKELYKQSAKRLEEVMKLGTAAIEIKSGYGLTTDAEAKMLRVAKKLEKNYPVTVKTTFLGAHAVPTEYKENKEKYIDLICEEMLPHIAKENLAEYVDVFCEDGYFSVAETERILNEAKKYDLIPKIHVNQFNAIGGIALGVKHNALSVDHLEVLTDDDLQALKNSETMPVALPSCSYFLSIPYTPGRQLIDAGLPLALATDYNPGSTPSGNMNFVVATACIKMRLTPEEAINAATINGAYAMGISDTHGTITKGKSASVIVTKAVPSYGYLPYSFGSNLIDSVIINGKII; encoded by the coding sequence ATGAAATTACTACTTACTAACATTAAAACACTGTTACAAACACGTGAAAATCCTCCTAAGAAAGTCTGTGGAGAAGAAATGAGTCAATTGCCTTCTATTAATAATGCTTGGTTATTGATTGAAGATGAAAAAATTATAGATTATGGTGAGATGAAAAGCCTTCCGGAAATTGAAGGCTTTAAACCCATAGATTGCACAGGTAAAATTGTAATGCCGGCTTGGTGTGACTCTCATACACATATAGTTTATGCCGGAAATCGTGAACAAGAATTTGTGGATAGAATCAAAGGCTTATCTTATCAACAAATTGCCGAAAAAGGCGGCGGCATTGTGAATAGTGCAAAAAAGCTTCAGCAAACTTCTGAAAAAGAACTCTATAAACAATCTGCCAAACGTCTAGAAGAAGTTATGAAACTAGGCACTGCTGCTATTGAAATTAAAAGTGGCTATGGTCTTACAACAGATGCCGAGGCAAAAATGCTTCGAGTGGCAAAAAAACTAGAAAAAAACTATCCAGTTACAGTAAAAACTACCTTTTTGGGCGCTCATGCTGTACCTACTGAATACAAGGAAAATAAAGAAAAATACATTGATTTAATTTGTGAAGAAATGCTACCTCACATCGCTAAAGAAAACTTAGCAGAGTATGTAGATGTATTTTGTGAAGATGGGTATTTTTCAGTAGCAGAAACAGAACGCATCTTAAACGAAGCAAAAAAGTATGACCTTATTCCAAAAATACATGTAAATCAATTTAACGCAATTGGCGGTATTGCTTTGGGGGTAAAACACAATGCACTTAGTGTAGATCACCTAGAGGTACTAACCGATGATGATTTACAAGCCCTCAAAAACAGTGAGACTATGCCAGTAGCACTACCCTCCTGCTCTTATTTTTTAAGCATCCCATACACACCAGGTAGGCAATTGATAGATGCAGGATTACCACTTGCGCTGGCTACCGATTATAATCCAGGGTCTACACCCAGCGGAAATATGAATTTTGTAGTTGCAACAGCTTGTATAAAAATGCGATTAACTCCTGAAGAGGCAATAAACGCCGCTACAATTAATGGGGCTTATGCGATGGGAATTAGCGATACCCACGGAACGATTACCAAAGGAAAATCTGCTAGTGTCATTGTTACAAAAGCAGTTCCTTCATATGGGTATTTACCTTACTCTTTTGGTAGTAATTTAATAGATTCTGTAATTATTAATGGAAAAATTATATAA
- a CDS encoding PLP-dependent aspartate aminotransferase family protein, which produces MNTKNLGVNTICTHIGEVKDEQFKGAVSPIFPSSSYAYEGVDVKRYPRYFNTPNQEALSKKIAMLEKTEAGLIFGSGMAAVSTTMLAFLHAGDHVVLQKTLYGGTYNFVVEEFDKFGIEYDFTEGFSETDFTSKIKENTKVIFVETPSNPLMVVTDLEMISKIAKNRNIVTMIDNTFASPINQNPADFGIDIMIHSATKYMGGHSDICAGAVAASEEHITKIWNIAKNLGGSLSDYTVWLLERSIKTMKLRVKAQSRNAKKLAKWLQKHDMVKKVYYPGLKNHPEYHLAKKQMKGYSGMLSFELKEGLSASKFMKSLQLIKESMSLAGVESTILSPAKTSHALLSAEERKRQGISDGLLRFSVGIEEKKDLIADLEQAFENISEKELEKK; this is translated from the coding sequence ATGAATACAAAAAATCTAGGTGTAAATACTATTTGTACTCACATAGGCGAAGTAAAAGATGAGCAATTCAAAGGTGCTGTTTCACCTATATTTCCGTCAAGTTCATATGCATATGAAGGAGTAGATGTAAAACGATACCCCCGTTATTTTAATACCCCAAACCAAGAAGCGCTAAGCAAGAAAATAGCGATGCTTGAAAAGACAGAAGCCGGTTTAATTTTTGGTAGTGGAATGGCAGCAGTAAGCACCACTATGTTAGCTTTTTTGCACGCTGGTGATCACGTAGTATTACAAAAAACATTATATGGTGGCACTTATAATTTTGTAGTTGAAGAGTTTGATAAATTCGGAATTGAATATGATTTTACAGAAGGTTTTTCTGAAACAGATTTTACTTCAAAAATTAAAGAGAATACCAAGGTGATTTTTGTAGAAACGCCATCCAATCCATTGATGGTGGTAACAGATTTGGAAATGATTTCAAAAATTGCCAAAAACCGAAATATTGTGACAATGATTGACAATACATTTGCGTCACCTATTAATCAAAACCCTGCAGATTTCGGAATTGATATTATGATACATAGTGCTACCAAATATATGGGCGGTCATAGTGATATTTGCGCCGGTGCAGTAGCCGCTTCAGAAGAGCACATTACCAAAATATGGAATATAGCAAAAAACCTAGGTGGAAGTTTGAGCGACTACACGGTGTGGCTTCTTGAACGAAGTATTAAAACCATGAAATTACGTGTTAAAGCGCAAAGCCGAAATGCTAAAAAACTGGCAAAATGGTTGCAGAAGCATGATATGGTAAAAAAAGTATACTACCCCGGTTTAAAAAACCATCCAGAGTATCATTTAGCAAAAAAACAAATGAAAGGATACAGTGGTATGCTCTCTTTTGAACTAAAAGAAGGATTAAGTGCCTCAAAGTTTATGAAGTCTTTACAGTTGATTAAAGAATCTATGAGCTTGGCCGGTGTAGAATCAACCATCCTTTCACCTGCAAAAACCTCTCACGCTTTGCTTTCGGCAGAAGAACGTAAACGACAAGGAATAAGCGATGGGTTATTACGATTTTCTGTAGGAATTGAAGAAAAAAAGGATTTGATAGCAGATTTGGAACAAGCATTTGAAAACATTTCAGAAAAAGAATTAGAAAAAAAGTAA
- the bshB1 gene encoding bacillithiol biosynthesis deacetylase BshB1 has translation MKLDILAIGAHPDDVELSCSGTIAKEIANGKKVGILDLTRGELGTRGSAEIRDKEAAEAAKILGVSMRQNLEFSDGFFVNNPASQLEIIKILRKYRPEVVLCNAVDDRHIDHGRGSKLVSDACFLSGLRKIETIHEGNNQKEWRPKHVYHYIQWKDLTPDFVVDITGFLDKKIESVAAYKSQFYDENSEEPVTPIATANFNESIRYRAQNLGRLIGVEHGEGFTAERYVAVDSIFDLI, from the coding sequence ATGAAGTTAGATATACTGGCCATTGGTGCACACCCAGATGATGTTGAGTTAAGTTGTTCAGGGACTATTGCAAAAGAAATAGCAAATGGTAAAAAGGTAGGAATACTTGATTTAACTAGAGGAGAGTTAGGAACTAGAGGCTCAGCTGAAATACGAGATAAAGAAGCTGCTGAAGCTGCAAAAATTTTGGGAGTTTCTATGCGTCAAAATTTGGAATTTTCAGATGGTTTCTTTGTTAACAATCCTGCAAGCCAATTGGAGATTATTAAAATACTAAGAAAATATAGACCAGAGGTTGTATTGTGTAATGCTGTTGATGATAGGCATATTGACCACGGTAGAGGTAGCAAACTGGTAAGCGATGCTTGTTTTTTAAGTGGTTTACGAAAGATAGAAACTATACACGAGGGCAATAATCAAAAAGAGTGGCGTCCTAAGCACGTATATCATTACATACAATGGAAGGACTTAACACCCGATTTTGTTGTTGATATTACAGGTTTTCTAGATAAAAAAATAGAATCTGTCGCAGCATACAAAAGCCAATTTTATGATGAAAACTCAGAAGAACCGGTAACTCCTATTGCTACAGCAAACTTTAATGAGAGCATTAGGTATCGTGCTCAAAACTTGGGTAGACTAATAGGAGTAGAGCATGGAGAAGGATTTACTGCTGAACGATACGTGGCAGTAGATTCTATTTTTGATTTAATCTAA
- a CDS encoding M28 family metallopeptidase, which produces MKYFFLSILSILVVSCNTAQTAKVSKKTRVDYANSITADELKTMLYTFASDEMQGRMTGEKGQKLAAEYLRNFYQDNGIASPIEKNNYYQTIPAEYFSRMSKPKSSENVVAFIEGSEKPDEIIVLSAHYDHVGMKEDGTIYNGADDDGSGTVALLEIAEAFQQAVKDGNGPKRSILFLHVTAEEIGLYGSRYYTENPLFPLENTVANLNTDMIGRIDPDKKDNPEYIYLIGSDKLSQDLHDLSEMVNEKYINLELDYKYNAENDPNRFYYRSDHYNFAKNNIPVIFYFNGTHEDYHKPTDTADKIEYDLLTKRTKLIFQTAWEVANRDDRITADKLEGNGK; this is translated from the coding sequence ATGAAGTATTTTTTTCTTTCTATTTTATCGATACTAGTTGTATCGTGTAATACCGCTCAAACTGCAAAAGTTTCAAAGAAAACTCGAGTAGATTATGCAAATAGCATTACTGCAGATGAGCTTAAAACTATGTTATACACATTTGCAAGTGACGAAATGCAAGGTAGAATGACTGGTGAAAAAGGGCAAAAACTAGCTGCAGAATACCTACGCAATTTTTACCAAGATAACGGAATTGCTTCTCCTATTGAGAAAAACAATTATTATCAAACCATCCCTGCTGAATATTTCAGTAGAATGTCAAAGCCAAAATCATCTGAAAATGTTGTGGCTTTTATAGAAGGATCAGAAAAACCCGATGAGATAATAGTTCTATCTGCACACTATGATCACGTAGGTATGAAAGAAGATGGTACAATTTATAATGGTGCCGATGATGATGGAAGCGGTACGGTTGCACTTTTAGAAATTGCTGAAGCTTTTCAACAAGCCGTAAAAGATGGAAACGGACCTAAAAGATCAATACTTTTCCTACACGTAACAGCTGAAGAAATAGGCCTTTACGGTTCTCGATATTATACCGAAAATCCACTCTTTCCACTAGAAAATACTGTTGCCAACCTTAATACTGATATGATAGGACGCATTGACCCTGATAAAAAAGATAATCCAGAATATATTTATTTAATAGGAAGTGATAAACTGAGTCAAGATTTACACGATTTATCTGAAATGGTTAATGAAAAGTATATTAATCTAGAGCTTGATTATAAATACAATGCTGAAAATGATCCCAACCGTTTTTATTACCGAAGTGACCATTACAACTTTGCAAAAAATAACATTCCAGTAATTTTTTATTTCAACGGAACACACGAAGATTATCACAAACCAACAGATACAGCAGATAAAATTGAATATGATTTACTAACAAAGCGAACAAAGTTAATCTTTCAAACAGCTTGGGAAGTAGCCAATCGAGATGATAGAATTACCGCAGACAAACTTGAAGGAAACGGAAAATAA